The following are encoded together in the Candidatus Methylomirabilis oxygeniifera genome:
- a CDS encoding Oxidoreductase domain protein: MNVAIVGCGLIGRKRAMALTGCRLVACADVVVEHAEALARTIPGTQPMTDWRALVERQDVDAVIVSTTHNALADITLAAVLAGKHVLVEKPAAHHAAELDPVIDAAERAQILVRVGFNHRYHPALRQAKALAETGAIGELLYVRGRYGHGGRLGYEKEWRADPALSGGGELIDQGVHLVDLARWFLGDFTDVHGFAQTYYWDMPVEDNGFMLLRTAKQQVAMLHASWTEWKNLFSFEIFGRQGKLEITGLGGSYGTERLTHYRMLPDMGPPETTIWEYPRADTSWDGEFTEFVEDIRCGRQPAASLADARAALDIVQRIYAASGV, from the coding sequence ATGAACGTTGCCATCGTCGGGTGTGGGTTAATCGGGCGCAAGCGCGCTATGGCTCTGACGGGTTGTCGGCTGGTCGCGTGCGCAGACGTTGTGGTGGAGCACGCAGAAGCGCTCGCCAGGACGATACCCGGGACCCAACCCATGACCGATTGGCGTGCATTGGTTGAACGGCAGGATGTGGATGCGGTCATCGTTTCTACTACCCACAATGCGCTGGCGGACATTACGCTGGCGGCTGTCTTGGCGGGCAAACACGTGCTTGTTGAGAAGCCTGCGGCGCACCATGCTGCGGAACTCGATCCTGTCATTGATGCGGCGGAACGTGCACAGATACTGGTGCGGGTCGGATTCAACCACCGGTATCATCCCGCTCTGCGTCAGGCGAAAGCACTTGCTGAGACCGGAGCGATTGGTGAACTTCTGTACGTGCGAGGGCGTTACGGGCACGGGGGGCGCCTCGGATATGAAAAGGAGTGGCGGGCTGATCCAGCCTTGTCGGGCGGTGGCGAGCTGATTGATCAGGGCGTCCATTTGGTTGACTTGGCCCGGTGGTTCTTGGGCGATTTCACAGACGTACACGGATTCGCTCAGACGTACTACTGGGATATGCCTGTCGAAGACAACGGTTTTATGCTCCTCAGGACGGCTAAGCAACAGGTTGCGATGCTGCACGCCAGTTGGACGGAATGGAAGAATCTCTTTTCGTTTGAGATATTCGGGCGTCAGGGGAAATTGGAGATTACCGGACTGGGCGGGAGCTACGGCACGGAGCGACTGACGCATTATCGGATGCTCCCCGACATGGGACCGCCCGAGACGACGATATGGGAATATCCCAGGGCCGACACTTCCTGGGACGGCGAATTCACAGAGTTTGTGGAAGATATTCGTTGCGGACGCCAACCGGCCGCAAGTCTGGCGGACGCACGGGCCGCGTTAGACATTGTCCAACGCATCTATGCTGCATCTGGCGTATAA
- a CDS encoding protein of unknown function (Evidence 5 : No homology to any previously reported sequences) — translation MSNSQNYDLISFEIEDDSIISYPKTVGAEFGIRQFVRIAQRVTLISAQSFPHAFLRFRIQSLNVYRSPLSVNQPVDHRPKTSSWVRTFRALYCCRASLILARYSGDVDANRSSKNASRSSFFILLTAAMIAAECTSIFKVLSMV, via the coding sequence ATGTCCAATTCTCAAAACTACGATCTCATCTCCTTCGAGATCGAAGACGACTCTATAATCTCCTATCCGAAAACGGTAGGAGCCGAGTTTGGAATCCGTCAATTTGTCCGCATAGCTCAGCGGGTCACTTTGATATCGGCTCAGAGCTTTCCTCACGCGTTCCTTCGTTTTCGGATCCAGTCGTTGAATGTCTATCGCAGCCCTTTGAGTGTAAACCAGCCGGTAGATCACCGGCCAAAGACCTCTTCATGGGTGCGCACTTTTCGGGCTTTGTATTGTTGCCGAGCTTCTTTGATACTTGCGAGATACTCAGGTGATGTTGATGCCAACAGGTCTTCCAAAAACGCCTCTCGCTCATCCTTCTTCATTCTCTTGACCGCTGCAATGATTGCGGCAGAATGTACTTCCATTTTCAAAGTGCTCAGCATGGTGTAA
- a CDS encoding conserved protein of unknown function (Evidence 4 : Homologs of previously reported genes of unknown function), whose translation MLSTLKMEVHSAAIIAAVKRMKKDEREAFLEDLLASTSPEYLASIKEARQQYKARKVRTHEEVFGR comes from the coding sequence ATGCTGAGCACTTTGAAAATGGAAGTACATTCTGCCGCAATCATTGCAGCGGTCAAGAGAATGAAGAAGGATGAGCGAGAGGCGTTTTTGGAAGACCTGTTGGCATCAACATCACCTGAGTATCTCGCAAGTATCAAAGAAGCTCGGCAACAATACAAAGCCCGAAAAGTGCGCACCCATGAAGAGGTCTTTGGCCGGTGA
- a CDS encoding GHMP kinase encodes MIITRSPLRISLGGGGTDLPSYYCEHSGFVIAAAIDRYVYITLHHTFVQELIIKYSRMERVRTIDEVQHPIIREALRLTEVGAPYLEITSMADIPAGTGLGSSGSFTTALLKALHALRKNLIHPQELAEQACHIEIDVLEEPVGKQDQYIAAYGGITCFRFLPNHQVEAWPLKIDTDTLYNLEDNLLMFFTGYSRSASTVLQEQDTKSKQNDKEMIANLHFVKELGRESKEALETGKLERFAELMNVHWEHKKQRSANMSNNHIDQWYQLARGNGALGGKLIGAGGGGFLIFYADDKVRLRRAMREAGLQEVRFRFDFEGTKLIAQS; translated from the coding sequence ATGATCATCACGCGAAGTCCGTTACGAATTTCGCTGGGTGGAGGTGGAACCGACCTGCCATCCTACTACTGCGAACACAGCGGGTTTGTGATCGCCGCCGCTATTGACAGATATGTGTATATTACGTTGCATCATACCTTCGTGCAGGAGCTGATTATCAAGTACTCCCGGATGGAGCGGGTCCGGACGATCGATGAGGTGCAGCATCCCATTATCCGTGAGGCGCTGAGGCTCACAGAGGTTGGCGCGCCGTACCTGGAAATTACGAGCATGGCTGATATCCCGGCCGGTACCGGCCTGGGTTCTTCAGGGAGCTTTACGACGGCACTGTTGAAGGCGCTTCACGCGCTGCGAAAGAATCTTATTCACCCGCAGGAACTGGCCGAGCAGGCTTGCCATATCGAAATCGATGTCCTCGAAGAACCGGTCGGTAAGCAGGATCAATACATCGCCGCCTATGGCGGGATCACCTGTTTCCGCTTCCTGCCCAACCATCAGGTGGAGGCGTGGCCGCTTAAGATCGATACGGATACCTTATACAATCTGGAAGACAATCTGCTGATGTTCTTTACCGGCTATTCGCGATCCGCGTCGACAGTGCTCCAGGAGCAGGATACAAAAAGCAAGCAGAACGATAAGGAGATGATTGCGAACCTGCATTTCGTCAAGGAGCTGGGCCGGGAAAGCAAAGAGGCGCTGGAGACCGGCAAGCTGGAGCGGTTTGCCGAGCTGATGAACGTCCATTGGGAGCACAAGAAGCAACGTTCAGCCAACATGAGCAATAACCACATCGACCAGTGGTACCAGTTGGCGCGCGGCAACGGCGCGTTGGGAGGCAAGCTGATTGGAGCCGGCGGCGGCGGCTTCTTGATCTTTTACGCGGACGACAAGGTGCGCCTCCGACGGGCGATGCGGGAAGCCGGTTTGCAGGAGGTTCGCTTCCGCTTCGACTTTGAAGGCACAAAGCTGATCGCGCAATCATGA
- a CDS encoding Nucleotidyl transferase codes for MSPGMLPVVILAGGVATRLRPLTETIPKAMVDVNGEPFIAHQLRLLRANGIERVIICAGYLGEVVQAYVGDGARFGLQAAFSFDGSRLLGTGGAVKKALPLLGDAFFVLYGDSYLPCDYRAVQTAFTSSGRLSLMTVFRNDGHWDTSNVEFVNGRVVAYNKQHRTPGMHYIDYGLGIFTHSAFEIVPDGRSYDLAALYQDLLTKGELAAYEVGQRFYEIGSLEGLEETRRYLAEQPCT; via the coding sequence ATGAGCCCTGGGATGCTCCCGGTCGTCATTCTTGCAGGTGGCGTTGCCACACGGCTGCGGCCCCTGACAGAGACCATCCCCAAAGCCATGGTCGATGTAAACGGAGAGCCGTTTATCGCCCACCAACTGCGTTTGTTGCGTGCCAACGGGATTGAGCGGGTGATTATCTGCGCGGGATATCTGGGTGAGGTGGTTCAGGCGTATGTCGGCGATGGTGCGCGCTTTGGATTACAAGCGGCGTTCTCTTTCGATGGATCCCGCCTCTTGGGAACAGGCGGAGCCGTCAAAAAGGCGTTGCCGTTGCTGGGTGATGCCTTCTTCGTCCTATATGGCGATTCCTACTTACCCTGTGATTATCGTGCCGTGCAGACTGCATTCACGTCGAGCGGCAGATTGTCGCTCATGACAGTGTTTCGAAATGACGGTCACTGGGATACGAGCAATGTTGAGTTTGTCAATGGACGAGTTGTCGCCTATAATAAACAACATCGTACGCCAGGAATGCACTACATCGACTACGGGCTTGGGATATTTACGCACTCTGCCTTCGAGATTGTTCCAGATGGCCGATCCTATGATCTGGCTGCATTGTATCAAGATCTTCTGACAAAGGGTGAATTGGCAGCTTATGAGGTGGGCCAACGCTTTTATGAGATTGGATCGTTAGAGGGTTTAGAGGAAACCCGGCGTTACTTGGCAGAGCAACCCTGCACCTGA
- a CDS encoding Sugar isomerase family protein codes for MSFVQQYLSEAGQILPQLDTDAIDRVVALLAETRARGGRLFILGVGGSAANASHAVNDFRKLVGLETYTPTDNVSELTARTNDEGWASVFEGWLRISRVQSDDLVLVFSVGGGNVENNISPNLVSALQYAKRVGARVIGVVGRDGGYTAQVADACVIVPTVNPAHVTPHTEAFQAVIWHLLVSHPQLKAAETKWESVR; via the coding sequence ATGAGTTTTGTGCAACAGTATCTCTCAGAGGCGGGTCAGATCCTGCCGCAACTTGATACGGACGCCATTGATCGAGTCGTGGCCTTACTGGCCGAGACCAGAGCAAGAGGCGGACGGCTGTTCATCCTGGGGGTCGGTGGAAGCGCGGCCAACGCCTCGCATGCAGTCAATGATTTTCGAAAGCTCGTCGGGTTGGAAACCTATACCCCGACAGATAATGTCTCAGAGCTAACCGCGCGCACAAACGATGAGGGATGGGCGAGCGTATTCGAGGGGTGGCTGCGTATCAGCCGGGTGCAATCGGATGATCTGGTGCTGGTGTTCTCGGTGGGAGGCGGCAACGTCGAGAACAATATCAGTCCGAATCTGGTCAGTGCGCTGCAATATGCGAAGCGTGTCGGCGCACGGGTCATAGGAGTGGTTGGGCGGGATGGCGGCTACACGGCGCAAGTCGCAGATGCCTGCGTGATTGTCCCAACGGTCAATCCTGCTCACGTGACCCCACATACGGAAGCCTTTCAGGCCGTGATCTGGCATTTGCTGGTCTCGCATCCACAGCTCAAGGCGGCGGAAACGAAGTGGGAATCTGTTCGATGA
- a CDS encoding putative phosphatase (Evidence 3 : Function proposed based on presence of conserved amino acid motif, structural feature or limited homology), which translates to MKEQLRRAVFLDRDGVLNRAIVKNGTPHPPATLAELEIVPDASKALEALRAAGFLLIGVTNQPDVARGTQRREVVEAINAALLAVLPLQEMLVCYHDDQDGCDCRKPLPGLLIQAAARYGIDLPLSFMIGDRWKDVETGRRAGCTTVLIGCGYEEMRPDIASDYTAHSLSEAAVRILSRSNAEGGTV; encoded by the coding sequence ATGAAGGAGCAATTGCGTCGAGCTGTATTCCTGGACCGCGACGGGGTTCTCAATCGTGCTATTGTGAAAAACGGAACCCCTCATCCGCCTGCCACTCTCGCGGAGTTAGAGATCGTGCCGGATGCGTCCAAGGCGCTCGAGGCTCTTAGGGCTGCGGGATTTTTGCTGATCGGTGTCACGAATCAACCCGACGTTGCGCGAGGAACACAGCGACGGGAGGTGGTAGAAGCCATCAACGCTGCGCTGCTTGCAGTGTTGCCCCTGCAGGAAATGCTGGTTTGCTACCACGACGATCAGGACGGTTGTGACTGTCGTAAGCCTCTGCCTGGCCTTTTGATTCAGGCCGCTGCCAGATATGGGATCGATCTGCCGTTGAGCTTCATGATCGGTGATCGCTGGAAAGATGTTGAAACCGGACGTCGAGCCGGCTGTACGACCGTTCTGATAGGCTGCGGTTATGAGGAGATGAGGCCTGACATCGCATCGGATTATACCGCGCATTCGCTTTCCGAGGCAGCAGTGCGGATTCTTAGTCGCTCCAATGCGGAGGGTGGAACCGTATGA
- the tal gene encoding Transaldolase (Evidence 2b : Function of strongly homologous gene; Product type e : enzyme), which yields MKSVSELRVKIFADGADKTGILEMYRNPLIKGFTTNPTLMRKAGVSDYQAFAFDILRAIPDRPISFEVFSDDFTEMARQARKIAGWGENVYVKIPVTNTQGESSAKLVYDLAREGVKLNVTALTALDQVREMSAALAGGPPAIVSVFAGRVADTGRDPVPHMAEAVECVRSYRNIELIWASPRELLNIIQADAIGCHIITVTQDILKKLHLIGKDLHEYSLDTVKMFHDDARNVGYTL from the coding sequence ATGAAATCCGTATCCGAATTAAGGGTCAAAATATTCGCAGACGGCGCGGACAAGACCGGCATCCTGGAAATGTACCGCAACCCGCTGATCAAAGGTTTCACCACCAATCCGACGCTGATGCGTAAAGCCGGAGTCTCGGACTATCAGGCCTTTGCGTTTGACATCCTGCGAGCTATCCCCGATCGTCCCATTTCTTTCGAGGTCTTCTCAGACGACTTCACAGAGATGGCCCGTCAGGCCCGTAAGATCGCAGGATGGGGCGAGAACGTCTATGTGAAGATCCCCGTCACAAACACCCAGGGCGAGTCGTCCGCAAAGCTGGTTTATGATCTCGCGCGAGAAGGGGTAAAACTGAACGTGACAGCGCTGACAGCGCTGGATCAGGTGCGCGAGATGAGCGCCGCTCTGGCGGGAGGACCTCCGGCTATTGTGTCGGTTTTCGCCGGACGTGTCGCGGATACCGGCAGAGACCCCGTGCCGCATATGGCGGAGGCCGTGGAGTGTGTGCGTTCGTACCGGAATATTGAATTGATCTGGGCCAGCCCACGCGAGCTGCTCAATATCATTCAAGCCGACGCCATTGGCTGTCACATCATTACTGTGACACAAGATATTTTGAAGAAATTGCACCTCATCGGCAAGGACCTGCATGAGTACTCACTCGACACTGTCAAGATGTTTCACGATGATGCCAGGAACGTCGGCTATACGCTGTAG
- the gmd gene encoding GDP-mannose 4,6-dehydratase (GDP-D-mannose dehydratase) (Evidence 2a : Function of homologous gene experimentally demonstrated in an other organism; PubMedId : 10065558; Product type e : enzyme) gives MKTALITGITGQDGSYLTELLLAKGYTVHGLIRRASTFHTERIEHLYQDPHDPETRVVLHYGDLADSSQLTNLFYQVRPDEVYHLGAQSHVRVSFDMPDYTGDITGLGTVRLLEAIRKSGVGCRIYQASSSEMFGDAPAPQNEQSAFQPRSPYAAAKLYAYWMVRNYREGYGLFACNGIMFNHESPRRGETFVTRKITRAVSAILAGRQKMLFLGNLEARRDWGFAPEYVEGMWLMLQQSAPCDLVFGTGETHSVREFVEEAFGYVNLDWRDYVTEDPRYRRPTEVPLLLADPSEAKRRLGWQPTVAFRDLVRIMMDADLEAAGLPAPGQGTHCLTDGRLAWLRKP, from the coding sequence ATGAAGACCGCACTTATTACCGGCATTACCGGGCAGGACGGCTCGTACCTGACCGAGCTGCTGCTTGCGAAGGGCTACACGGTCCACGGGCTGATCCGGCGGGCCAGTACGTTTCATACGGAGCGGATCGAGCATCTGTACCAGGATCCGCACGACCCCGAGACCCGTGTCGTCCTGCACTATGGCGATCTCGCCGATTCCAGCCAGCTTACGAATCTCTTCTATCAGGTCCGGCCGGATGAGGTCTATCACCTGGGGGCGCAAAGCCACGTCCGCGTGAGCTTCGACATGCCGGACTACACGGGCGACATTACCGGGCTAGGCACAGTCCGGCTGCTGGAGGCGATCCGCAAGAGCGGGGTGGGGTGTCGGATCTACCAGGCCTCCAGCAGCGAGATGTTTGGGGACGCCCCCGCGCCCCAGAACGAACAGAGCGCCTTCCAGCCGCGCAGCCCCTATGCGGCCGCCAAGCTGTACGCCTACTGGATGGTGCGCAATTACCGGGAAGGGTACGGGCTCTTTGCCTGTAACGGCATTATGTTTAATCACGAGTCGCCACGGCGGGGGGAGACCTTCGTGACCCGCAAGATTACACGGGCGGTATCCGCTATCCTCGCCGGACGGCAGAAGATGCTGTTCCTGGGTAACCTTGAGGCTCGCCGCGATTGGGGGTTTGCGCCGGAGTACGTCGAGGGGATGTGGCTGATGCTCCAGCAGTCGGCGCCGTGCGACCTGGTGTTCGGGACCGGGGAGACCCATTCGGTACGGGAGTTCGTCGAGGAGGCCTTCGGCTACGTGAACTTGGACTGGCGAGACTATGTGACCGAGGACCCGCGCTACCGCCGCCCCACCGAGGTCCCGCTCCTGCTGGCCGATCCCTCCGAGGCCAAGCGACGCCTCGGGTGGCAGCCAACCGTCGCATTCCGGGACTTGGTCCGGATCATGATGGACGCCGATCTGGAGGCCGCGGGCCTACCCGCGCCAGGGCAGGGGACACACTGTCTGACCGACGGTCGACTGGCATGGCTCAGGAAGCCGTGA
- a CDS encoding conserved protein of unknown function (Evidence 4 : Homologs of previously reported genes of unknown function) → MTVQLARHRFTVEEFHRMAESRILTGDSRVELVEGELIEMTPIGSRHAACVDRLNRLFSQRVGEAAIVRVQNPIRLSRLSELQPDLVLARPKPDFYAEAHPGPEAILLVVEVAETSAGVDREVKVPLYAQAGISEVWLVTLTQRTIAIYRDPTPMGYREVRSIGLGEVLSPLALPEIVLPTEVVLG, encoded by the coding sequence ATGACGGTCCAGCTTGCGAGGCATCGTTTCACGGTGGAGGAGTTTCATCGGATGGCTGAGTCCCGCATTCTGACAGGGGACAGCCGGGTTGAGCTGGTCGAGGGAGAGCTGATCGAGATGACACCTATTGGGAGTCGCCATGCCGCCTGCGTCGATCGACTGAACCGGCTGTTCTCACAGCGAGTGGGGGAGGCCGCTATCGTCCGGGTCCAGAATCCGATTCGGTTGAGCCGCCTTTCAGAGCTTCAGCCCGACCTGGTCCTGGCGAGACCCAAACCCGACTTCTACGCCGAGGCCCATCCTGGTCCAGAGGCTATCCTGCTTGTCGTGGAGGTGGCCGAGACCTCTGCTGGGGTGGACCGCGAGGTCAAGGTGCCACTGTACGCCCAAGCCGGCATCTCCGAGGTCTGGCTCGTCACCTTGACTCAGCGGACGATCGCGATCTATCGAGATCCTACCCCAATGGGGTACCGAGAGGTCCGATCGATTGGGCTGGGAGAAGTGTTGTCCCCCCTTGCGCTGCCGGAGATCGTGCTACCGACAGAGGTCGTGCTGGGGTAG
- a CDS encoding protein of unknown function (Evidence 5 : No homology to any previously reported sequences) — MLGVLRCLLCLRIDELIRPFFVPPTVISVASLNVSLLFAWVLLYARAKDEGNFAPKNRGE, encoded by the coding sequence GTGCTCGGCGTGTTGCGATGTTTGCTTTGCCTTCGTATCGATGAACTCATCCGTCCCTTCTTTGTGCCTCCGACGGTGATCTCAGTGGCCAGCCTAAATGTGAGCTTGCTCTTCGCATGGGTTCTGCTATACGCTAGGGCCAAGGACGAGGGGAACTTCGCACCCAAGAACAGAGGCGAATAA
- a CDS encoding conserved protein of unknown function (Evidence 4 : Homologs of previously reported genes of unknown function) — translation MWTYNELLAEKTETNQPTELWEGDLVKTPSPVAQHQRISFRVARLLAQFVSMHQLDEILLAPLDVVLTPRRVVQPDIVYISHARQAIIRDQIHEAPDLIVEVVSPGT, via the coding sequence GTGTGGACGTACAACGAACTGCTCGCTGAGAAAACCGAGACGAATCAGCCGACCGAACTATGGGAAGGAGATCTCGTCAAGACGCCTTCACCGGTTGCCCAGCACCAGAGAATCTCTTTCCGTGTGGCTCGCCTGCTGGCTCAATTTGTGTCCATGCATCAATTGGACGAAATCTTACTTGCGCCGTTGGATGTCGTCCTGACACCACGGCGGGTCGTGCAACCCGATATCGTCTATATCTCACATGCCAGACAAGCGATCATTCGGGATCAGATTCACGAAGCGCCTGATCTGATCGTGGAAGTCGTCTCACCAGGGACGTGA
- a CDS encoding protein of unknown function (Evidence 5 : No homology to any previously reported sequences): protein MKPRRPTIGQALRPLPRRGPTYSLQVGIHHDPNQVAEGHRRLPPEASLGLGGIGRQERDLGWAAVAWVLGDVVASVGVDVVESLVDVGVRGVMLDGRHLYAVKRDEE from the coding sequence TTGAAGCCACGCCGGCCGACTATCGGTCAGGCACTGCGTCCCCTGCCCCGGCGCGGTCCGACCTACAGCCTCCAGGTCGGCATCCACCATGATCCGAACCAGGTTGCGGAAGGTCACCGTCGGCTACCACCCGAGGCGTCGCTTGGCCTCGGAGGGATCGGCCGGCAGGAGCGGGACCTCGGTTGGGCGGCGGTAGCGTGGGTCCTCGGTGACGTAGTCGCGTCAGTCGGGGTTGACGTAGTCGAAAGCCTCGTTGACGTTGGGGTGCGCGGCGTCATGCTTGACGGCCGTCACCTCTATGCGGTAAAGAGAGACGAGGAGTAA
- a CDS encoding putative transporter, major facilitator family. narK is a member of this family (Evidence 3 : Function proposed based on presence of conserved amino acid motif, structural feature or limited homology; Product type pt : putative transporter) encodes MRAHFSPDQKRTIATLSITIAIRMLGIFLVLPVFTLYGEQLTDSKPLIGLAFGSYGLTNALLQIPFGRLSDRFGRKPLLLIGLVLHSVGSILAAVPPNIFALIAARLIQGTGAVSSAAFALVADSIDEKNRATAMAFLGASIGLSFVGGILAGPIIASLSGYASLFWLSGLLSLLAAGYLAIAVKEPPRERTTTDISSDRLSVVSVLKIPDIVKLDLCGFLTSFFISSFFFYFPLLARRHLPLHNYYLLLGPMLLVGVVVMFGASRAADTGRAKSAGVTAFIILSISAWLLFREAALGPHAHPLMVLMIAGMLFFAGFSSLEPILPSLITKASPKTVYGTALGTYHSLQFLGSFAGGVAAGFLSALGMEFLLAALLIAAASGVILMALVKHA; translated from the coding sequence ATGCGTGCACATTTTTCGCCGGATCAAAAGCGCACGATCGCCACGTTGAGCATCACCATCGCGATTCGGATGCTCGGCATCTTTCTCGTGCTGCCCGTCTTTACGCTCTATGGAGAGCAATTAACCGACTCAAAACCGCTGATCGGCCTTGCCTTCGGCAGCTACGGGCTGACCAATGCCCTGCTTCAGATCCCGTTTGGCCGCCTGTCGGATCGATTTGGGCGGAAGCCGCTCTTACTCATCGGCCTTGTGCTTCACAGTGTGGGCTCCATTCTGGCCGCCGTACCTCCCAACATCTTCGCCCTGATCGCCGCCCGCCTGATCCAGGGGACCGGCGCCGTCAGTTCTGCCGCATTCGCGCTGGTCGCCGATTCGATCGACGAGAAGAACCGCGCAACCGCCATGGCCTTTCTTGGGGCCTCCATCGGCCTTTCCTTCGTCGGCGGCATCCTGGCCGGACCGATAATCGCGAGTCTGAGCGGGTACGCGTCGCTCTTCTGGCTGTCCGGCCTTTTGAGCCTGCTCGCAGCCGGCTACCTCGCGATTGCCGTCAAGGAGCCGCCACGGGAGCGAACAACGACCGACATCTCCAGCGACCGGCTCTCGGTCGTCTCGGTGCTCAAGATCCCCGATATCGTCAAGCTGGATCTCTGTGGATTCCTGACGTCGTTCTTCATCAGCAGCTTCTTCTTCTACTTTCCCTTGCTGGCTCGCCGCCACCTGCCCCTGCATAACTACTACCTCTTACTTGGTCCGATGCTCCTCGTCGGCGTGGTCGTAATGTTTGGGGCCTCCCGAGCAGCCGACACGGGTCGGGCAAAATCAGCAGGTGTGACGGCCTTCATCATCCTGTCAATCAGCGCATGGCTGCTCTTTCGAGAAGCCGCCCTTGGCCCTCACGCTCATCCGCTCATGGTTCTCATGATTGCAGGCATGTTGTTCTTTGCCGGCTTCTCGAGTCTTGAACCGATCCTCCCCAGCCTCATTACCAAAGCGTCACCGAAGACCGTGTATGGAACGGCCTTAGGAACGTACCATTCTCTGCAATTCCTCGGCAGTTTCGCGGGCGGAGTCGCTGCGGGATTTCTCAGCGCGCTGGGGATGGAATTCCTGCTGGCCGCGCTGCTGATCGCCGCAGCGTCAGGCGTCATACTGATGGCCCTGGTCAAACACGCGTAA
- the comB gene encoding putative 2-phosphosulfolactate phosphatase (Evidence 3 : Function proposed based on presence of conserved amino acid motif, structural feature or limited homology), whose amino-acid sequence MNIEVAFSRLDPACRFACGRAVAVIDVIRATTTITMALYQGCAGVIPVRTLSEARTVARRLGKEALLAGERGAVRAAGFDLGNSPAEYGRERVKGKTVVLTTTNGTRTFQTASEARAIIACSFLNAAAAARWLIGTGLDILIVCAGRQGRFCLEDVVGSGMLIDRVLNISDNSIECSDAAWAAHQLFSNYRGDLLGMLRGCEWGGEIIRKGFGADLEICAQVDLTDIVPVMRAGRLVAERP is encoded by the coding sequence GTGAACATCGAGGTGGCATTCAGTCGGTTGGATCCGGCCTGCCGGTTTGCCTGCGGTCGAGCGGTAGCCGTCATCGACGTGATACGGGCGACGACGACCATCACCATGGCGCTGTACCAGGGTTGCGCCGGTGTCATTCCCGTACGAACGCTCAGCGAGGCCAGGACCGTCGCTCGGAGGCTGGGCAAAGAAGCCCTGCTTGCAGGAGAACGGGGCGCAGTAAGGGCCGCTGGCTTTGACCTCGGGAATTCTCCGGCTGAGTACGGGCGAGAGCGCGTCAAGGGTAAGACGGTTGTCCTGACGACCACGAACGGGACTCGTACATTCCAGACTGCCTCGGAGGCCCGGGCAATCATCGCCTGCTCATTCCTGAACGCGGCTGCTGCGGCACGCTGGCTCATAGGTACCGGGCTCGACATCCTCATTGTATGCGCGGGCCGACAGGGCCGTTTCTGCCTGGAAGACGTTGTGGGTAGCGGGATGTTGATCGATCGCGTACTCAACATCTCTGATAATTCGATTGAGTGCAGCGATGCCGCCTGGGCCGCCCACCAGCTTTTTTCAAACTATCGAGGCGACCTGCTTGGGATGCTCCGAGGCTGCGAATGGGGGGGAGAGATTATTCGTAAAGGTTTTGGGGCGGACCTGGAGATCTGCGCGCAAGTCGATCTGACCGACATCGTGCCCGTCATGCGGGCAGGCCGTCTCGTGGCGGAGCGCCCATGA